The Daucus carota subsp. sativus chromosome 2, DH1 v3.0, whole genome shotgun sequence genome includes a window with the following:
- the LOC108206453 gene encoding protein neprosin → MEASNSKTTRKRSSRLLLLLHLYVIILYQATSTAEASSSGGLNYTKYRQVGSLRLARIQKHLDGINKPPVLTIQSPDGDIIDCVPKRKQPALDHPLLKNHKIQRVRPEMPKSSSANFTEERMRLKGAWQAWHEKRERCPRGSVPIRRSHVHDVLRANSLYDFGKKRRAFAPMTARHKEAPDVVSGNGHEHAIAYTGASQEVYGARATINVWDPSIEVVNEFSLSQIWVLSGSFDGSDLNSIEAGWQVSPELYGDSRPRLFTYWTSDAYQATGCYNLLCSGFVQTNSRIAIGAAISPVSSPSSNQFDISILIWKDPKLGNWWMGFSDNTLVGYWPAELFTHLADRATMVEWGGEIVNSRANGKHTSTQMGSGHFAEDGFGKASYFRNLEVVDSDNSLTSVHEISTLAENTNCYNIKSSYNTEWGTHFYYGGPGNNPRCP, encoded by the exons ATGGAAGCTTCTAATAGTAAAACAACAAGAAAGAGATCATCaaggcttcttcttcttcttcatctttatgTGATCATCTTATACCAAGCAACATCCACCGCGGAGGCTTCTTCATCGGGTGGCTTGAATTACACCAAGTACAGGCAAGTAGGGAGCTTGAGACTGGCCAGGATTCAAAAGCATTTGGATGGTATCAACAAGCCTCCTGTCTTAACCATACAG AGCCCGGACGGGGACATAATTGATTGTGTGCCGAAAAGAAAGCAACCGGCTCTAGATCATCCTCTGTTAAAGAACCACAAGATTCAG AGGGTTCGACCAGAAATGCCGAAAAGTAGTAGTGCAAATTTTACTGAAGAACGAATGAGGTTGAAAGGTGCATGGCAAGCTTGGCATGAGAAGAGAGAGAGGTGTCCGAGAGGAAGTGTTCCAATAAGGAGGAGCCACGTGCATGATGTTTTGAGAGCCAATTCTCTGTATGACTTTGGGAAGAAACGGCGTGCCTTTGCGCCCATGACGGCCCGGCATAAGGAGGCTCCCGACGTTGTTAGCGGCAATGGACACGAG CACGCAATAGCGTACACCGGAGCATCGCAGGAGGTGTATGGGGCTCGGGCAACCATAAATGTGTGGGACCCGTCCATAGAAGTAGTCAACGAGTTTAGTCTATCTCAGATCTGGGTGCTCTCCGGTTCTTTCGACGGCTCTGATCTCAATAGCATCGAAGCTGGCTGGCAG GTCAGTCCAGAGCTTTATGGTGACAGCAGGCCCAGATTATTCACGTATTGGACG AGTGACGCTTATCAAGCCACTGGATGTTACAATCTACTCTGTTCAGGATTTGTGCAAACGAATAGCAGAATAGCCATTGGAGCTGCCATTTCTCCTGTGTCTTCCCCTTCCAGCAACCAATTTGACATTTCCATTCTTATTTGGAAG GATCCGAAATTAGGAAACTGGTGGATGGGGTTCAGCGACAACACGCTGGTTGGATATTGGCCTGCAGAACTCTTTACACATTTAGCAGACAGAGCCACCATGGTGGAATGGGGTGGCGAGATTGTGAATTCCAGGGCCAATGGAAAGCACACATCGACACAAATGGGGTCGGGTCATTTTGCAGAAGACGGGTTTGGGAAAGCAAGCTACTTTCGGAACTTAGAAGTGGTGGATTCAGATAATAGTCTTACCTCAGTGCATGAAATATCAACCCTAGCTGAAAATACTAATTGTTACAACATAAAAAGCTCCTATAATACTGAATGGGGGACTCATTTTTACTATGGAGGCCCAGGGAACAATCCCAGATGCCCATAA